In Haloterrigena turkmenica DSM 5511, a single genomic region encodes these proteins:
- a CDS encoding HalOD1 output domain-containing protein, translated as MTEGDGDSVDASCWRSPSRTVIEAVAEAEGVSPEELRPPTYASLHDVVDPEALDSLFAPRSNGTPRPDGEVSFPFCGYRVTIEADGSITLEEAGDRTE; from the coding sequence ATGACGGAGGGGGACGGCGATAGCGTCGACGCGTCATGTTGGAGATCGCCAAGCCGGACAGTTATCGAAGCCGTCGCTGAAGCCGAGGGTGTTTCACCCGAGGAGCTCCGGCCGCCGACGTACGCATCGCTCCACGACGTCGTCGATCCGGAAGCCTTGGACTCGCTGTTCGCGCCGCGGTCGAACGGGACGCCACGCCCCGACGGCGAGGTCTCGTTCCCGTTCTGTGGCTACCGGGTCACCATCGAGGCCGACGGATCCATAACGCTCGAGGAGGCAGGCGACCGGACCGAGTAG
- a CDS encoding DUF420 domain-containing protein produces MATADARRRLREQPIGATILLTIVGYTLVLGTFLLDVPIYPDLSLEQVNLLTDLIAVNNAIATVLLAAGWYWIRAGEIAKHRLAMITAFGLILVFLVLYLLKVGGGGTKEFVGPQLVRYAYLIMLAIHILLSIVSVPVVLYALILGLTHTPAELRRTAHARIGRIAAGAWILSLVLGVVTNLMLNHIYGYEFAMVFVPLF; encoded by the coding sequence ATGGCAACCGCCGACGCGAGACGACGGCTTCGAGAGCAGCCGATCGGCGCCACGATCCTCCTGACGATTGTCGGCTACACGCTCGTCCTCGGAACGTTCCTCCTCGACGTCCCGATCTATCCGGATCTCTCCCTCGAGCAGGTCAACCTGCTCACGGACCTGATCGCGGTCAACAACGCGATCGCGACCGTCCTGCTGGCCGCGGGCTGGTACTGGATCCGGGCCGGCGAGATCGCGAAACACCGACTCGCGATGATCACCGCGTTCGGCCTGATCCTCGTGTTCCTCGTCCTCTACCTCCTCAAGGTCGGCGGCGGCGGCACGAAGGAGTTCGTCGGTCCGCAACTGGTGCGATACGCCTACCTGATCATGCTCGCGATCCACATTCTCCTCTCGATCGTCTCGGTCCCGGTCGTGCTGTACGCGCTGATTCTCGGCCTGACGCACACACCCGCGGAACTTCGCCGAACGGCCCACGCGCGGATCGGTCGCATCGCTGCCGGCGCCTGGATCCTGAGCCTCGTGCTCGGGGTCGTCACCAACCTGATGCTCAACCACATCTACGGCTACGAGTTCGCGATGGTGTTCGTCCCGCTGTTCTGA
- a CDS encoding ABC transporter permease: protein MTRVGRVRAATGAGWRSFVRRRTAVFFTFFFPVILIAIFGALVQTDPTGGGLFTEPAAYYVPGYLAVVVLFTPLSRMGSEVARHREGNRFEKLATTPLTRGEWLLAQTAVNAVIIGLASLLILAMVVALTGAEIALSLLLVPYILVGVVCFCGVGAMLGSYTDSQDGAVAASNAIGLPLLFLSETFVSLEQLPGWFEPLVNLSPLTYFARGVRAATYPEADVTGVAGLDPALSNLAVLAVIAVVAFALGARSIPRTD, encoded by the coding sequence GTGACTCGAGTCGGTCGCGTTCGCGCGGCGACTGGCGCCGGCTGGCGGTCGTTCGTCCGCCGCCGGACGGCGGTCTTCTTCACGTTCTTCTTCCCGGTGATTCTGATCGCCATCTTCGGCGCGCTCGTCCAGACGGATCCGACAGGTGGAGGGCTGTTCACGGAGCCGGCGGCCTACTACGTGCCGGGCTATCTCGCCGTCGTCGTGCTCTTCACGCCGCTGTCGCGGATGGGCAGCGAGGTCGCGCGCCACCGCGAGGGCAACCGCTTCGAGAAGCTCGCGACGACGCCGCTGACTCGCGGCGAGTGGCTGCTCGCCCAGACCGCCGTCAACGCCGTGATCATCGGCCTCGCGAGCCTGCTGATCCTCGCGATGGTGGTCGCCCTGACGGGCGCCGAGATCGCGCTCTCCCTGCTACTCGTCCCCTACATCCTCGTCGGCGTCGTCTGTTTCTGCGGCGTCGGCGCGATGCTGGGCAGCTACACGGACTCCCAGGACGGCGCCGTCGCCGCCAGCAACGCCATCGGCCTTCCCTTACTGTTCCTCTCGGAGACGTTCGTCTCGCTCGAGCAGCTTCCCGGCTGGTTCGAACCGCTGGTGAACCTCTCGCCGCTGACCTACTTCGCCCGCGGCGTCCGGGCGGCGACCTATCCAGAAGCAGACGTCACTGGGGTGGCCGGCCTCGATCCGGCGCTGTCGAACCTCGCCGTGCTGGCCGTTATCGCCGTCGTCGCGTTCGCGCTCGGCGCGCGGTCGATCCCGCGGACGGACTGA
- a CDS encoding metallophosphoesterase produces MATETDDGDDDRVYYVISDLHIGGDEQLEDVEFIDELRSFLERLERTDEDAELIINGDAFGLWEFTTVEGLEKFEVLAETYPELFEQFRATGENIPITLLPGNHDHELAAYDEYVDRFAQYNVDLVQDQSITRPVGDQAIHFEHGHQQDANNQIEDWGNPHATPLGYYYNTLVTSRAGQLSDRGRYNWLKDVQAVTPTERMPIWLFSKYFYREMNPVLRYSLVPFLLLFNISAVLAVLAGLHLAGIWSVPVTQTEAFLGQFGRAGTAAWFLLTLNVAVVGVLLLAGIPLYFIRRDIRKTVDRFGVFETELTVDPVGSYEDRAREVFADEPETTIFCFGHTHRPMLKEVDGGVLVNTGTWLKRLHRRDGIIGILPPVFYPSYQLAAVRIASESASEGRNETGTESASDSAGVAVEFERITKPSPATEELTRTERFFTVGREPTPDLPDRHVVEDPETEMVPAPETTTD; encoded by the coding sequence ATGGCCACCGAGACCGATGACGGCGACGATGATCGGGTCTACTACGTCATCAGCGACCTCCACATCGGCGGCGACGAACAGCTCGAGGACGTCGAGTTCATAGACGAATTGCGCTCCTTCCTCGAGCGGCTGGAACGGACCGACGAGGACGCCGAACTGATCATCAACGGCGACGCCTTCGGGCTCTGGGAGTTCACGACGGTCGAGGGACTCGAGAAGTTCGAGGTCTTAGCGGAGACGTATCCGGAGCTGTTCGAGCAGTTCCGGGCGACCGGGGAGAACATCCCCATCACGCTGTTGCCGGGGAACCACGACCACGAACTCGCGGCCTACGACGAGTACGTCGACCGCTTCGCGCAGTACAACGTTGACCTCGTCCAGGACCAGTCGATCACCAGGCCGGTCGGCGACCAGGCGATCCACTTCGAGCACGGCCACCAGCAGGACGCCAACAATCAGATCGAGGACTGGGGGAACCCCCACGCGACGCCGCTCGGCTACTACTACAACACGCTCGTGACGAGCCGGGCGGGCCAGCTCTCCGACCGGGGGCGGTATAACTGGCTGAAGGACGTCCAGGCGGTCACGCCGACCGAGCGGATGCCCATCTGGCTCTTCTCGAAGTACTTCTACCGGGAGATGAACCCGGTGCTACGGTACTCGCTGGTGCCGTTCCTGTTGCTGTTCAACATCAGCGCCGTCCTCGCGGTGCTGGCGGGGCTGCATCTGGCGGGGATCTGGTCGGTGCCGGTCACCCAGACGGAAGCGTTCCTCGGACAGTTCGGCAGGGCCGGCACCGCGGCCTGGTTCCTCCTCACGCTCAACGTCGCCGTCGTCGGCGTGCTCTTGCTCGCGGGCATTCCGCTGTACTTCATCCGCCGGGACATCAGGAAGACGGTCGACCGCTTCGGCGTCTTCGAGACCGAACTCACCGTCGACCCGGTCGGGTCATACGAGGACCGGGCCCGCGAGGTCTTCGCGGACGAGCCGGAGACGACGATCTTCTGCTTCGGGCACACCCACCGCCCGATGCTGAAGGAGGTCGACGGCGGCGTGCTGGTCAACACGGGCACGTGGCTCAAGCGCCTCCACCGTCGGGACGGGATCATCGGCATCCTCCCGCCGGTGTTCTACCCGTCGTACCAGCTGGCCGCGGTCCGCATCGCGTCCGAGTCAGCGAGCGAGGGTCGGAACGAGACTGGGACCGAGAGCGCGTCCGATTCGGCGGGCGTCGCCGTCGAGTTCGAGCGGATCACGAAGCCGAGCCCTGCGACGGAGGAGCTCACCCGCACCGAGCGGTTCTTCACGGTCGGCCGCGAGCCCACCCCCGACCTGCCGGATCGCCACGTCGTCGAGGATCCGGAGACAGAGATGGTGCCCGCGCCGGAGACGACGACCGACTGA
- a CDS encoding J domain-containing protein — MESHYEVLGLSPTADEREVRRAYRTLLKEHHPDQGGSRERFLRIKEAYEALVGERPPTDPEPDGGVASRVGDGSTTTASDPTYDPDAVDVDDPGHQALSVDGEQLRLTLVGLVQHVSLERLVDGVPAATDRTVAFFRVRNTGSRAVSWDGAANASFIGDDGFLYQGSNIVSPHADRLPERWSASVAEIGPGRALDAVVIAQELPADVTVEQVVYTHHAGEDEADADTERYLFELRPLVRERLNRLPYR; from the coding sequence ATGGAGAGCCACTACGAGGTCCTCGGGCTCTCGCCGACCGCCGACGAACGCGAGGTGCGGCGAGCCTACAGGACGCTGCTGAAGGAACACCATCCCGATCAGGGTGGCTCTCGAGAACGGTTTCTGCGGATCAAGGAGGCTTACGAGGCGCTCGTGGGCGAACGGCCCCCGACCGATCCGGAGCCGGACGGCGGCGTGGCCTCGCGCGTCGGCGACGGCTCGACGACGACGGCGAGCGATCCGACGTACGATCCGGACGCCGTCGACGTCGACGACCCCGGACACCAGGCACTCTCCGTCGACGGCGAGCAGCTCCGCCTGACGCTCGTGGGACTCGTCCAGCACGTCTCCCTCGAGCGACTCGTCGACGGCGTCCCGGCGGCGACCGACCGGACGGTCGCGTTCTTTCGCGTCCGGAACACGGGCTCGAGGGCAGTCTCCTGGGACGGCGCGGCGAACGCGAGTTTCATCGGCGACGACGGCTTCCTCTACCAGGGTTCGAATATCGTCTCGCCCCACGCCGATCGGCTGCCTGAGCGGTGGAGCGCGTCCGTCGCCGAGATCGGTCCCGGCCGGGCGCTCGACGCCGTGGTCATCGCGCAGGAACTCCCCGCGGACGTGACCGTCGAGCAGGTGGTGTACACCCACCACGCCGGCGAGGACGAGGCGGACGCCGACACCGAACGCTACCTCTTCGAACTGCGACCGCTCGTCCGCGAGCGCCTGAACCGGCTGCCGTACCGGTAG
- a CDS encoding ABC transporter ATP-binding protein, with product MTAVVDATDLEKTYGETTALSGASLSVSAGEVFALIGPNGAGKTTLVRALTGTTEPDSGTARVLGESPAAIDRDRLGVLPQDFSPPDRLNARELLEYYAGLYDDPRDPDAVLDDVGLADAGDTWYEDLSGGQQRRVCVGATLVNDPDVLFLDEPTTGIDPAGRRTVWRLIEDLADAGTTVVLTTHDMAEAERLADRVGLLADGAVVARGTPAELVAEHGGSSRLTITTTATPEAFADLEYSVERPARGRGPRGATADGALVVRDIGPAEIGAVVDYLEDRGLEYSGLTWAEPDLEDVYLALADATERDRTGRAGGNGDGETDADDLARAGETA from the coding sequence ATGACTGCCGTAGTCGATGCGACGGACCTCGAGAAGACCTACGGCGAGACGACGGCGCTGTCGGGGGCGTCGCTCTCCGTTTCCGCCGGCGAGGTCTTCGCGCTGATCGGCCCGAACGGGGCCGGGAAGACGACGCTCGTGCGCGCGCTGACGGGGACGACCGAGCCCGATTCGGGGACGGCTCGCGTGCTCGGCGAGTCGCCGGCGGCGATCGACCGGGACCGACTCGGCGTCCTCCCGCAGGACTTCTCGCCGCCGGATCGGCTGAACGCCCGCGAACTACTCGAGTACTACGCGGGCCTGTACGACGACCCCCGCGACCCCGACGCCGTCCTCGACGACGTTGGCCTCGCAGACGCCGGCGACACCTGGTACGAGGACCTCTCTGGCGGCCAGCAGCGCCGGGTCTGCGTCGGCGCGACGCTGGTCAACGACCCCGATGTCCTCTTTCTGGACGAGCCGACGACCGGCATCGATCCCGCCGGTCGGCGCACCGTCTGGCGGTTGATCGAGGACCTCGCCGACGCGGGGACGACCGTCGTCCTCACGACCCACGACATGGCCGAGGCCGAGCGGCTGGCCGACCGCGTCGGCCTGCTCGCCGACGGGGCCGTCGTGGCCCGCGGCACCCCCGCCGAGCTCGTCGCCGAACACGGCGGCTCGAGTCGCCTCACGATCACGACGACGGCGACTCCCGAGGCCTTCGCCGACCTCGAGTATTCGGTCGAACGGCCGGCACGCGGCCGCGGCCCCCGCGGAGCCACGGCGGACGGCGCGCTCGTCGTCCGCGACATCGGGCCCGCCGAAATCGGGGCCGTCGTCGATTACCTCGAGGACCGCGGCCTCGAGTACTCCGGGCTGACGTGGGCCGAACCCGACTTAGAGGACGTCTACCTCGCGCTTGCCGACGCGACGGAACGCGATCGAACCGGTCGGGCCGGCGGGAACGGCGACGGCGAAACGGACGCCGACGACCTCGCTCGCGCGGGTGAGACGGCGTGA